The Gorilla gorilla gorilla isolate KB3781 chromosome 17, NHGRI_mGorGor1-v2.1_pri, whole genome shotgun sequence genome contains a region encoding:
- the LOC101126173 gene encoding LOW QUALITY PROTEIN: nuclear factor erythroid 2-related factor 3-like (The sequence of the model RefSeq protein was modified relative to this genomic sequence to represent the inferred CDS: inserted 2 bases in 1 codon), which translates to MDHRMNSCTKDENSVLRDELLFLGGPASSAYALSPFSASGGWGRAGQLHPKGQELDAAAQPEGQLLREVRVLGVPFIPRARVDAWLVHSVAAGSADEAHGLLGAAAASSTGGAGASVDGGSQAVQGGGGDPRAARSGPLDAGEEEKAPAEPTAQVADAGGCASEENEVLREKHEAADHSSQREENEERVTSQKENSLQQNNDDENKIAEKPDWEAEKTTESRNERHLNGADTSFSLEDLFQLLSSQPENSLEDXLGDIPLPGSISDGMNSSAHSHVNFSQAISQDVNLHEAILLCPNSTFRRDPIARTPQSQEPFLQLNSHTTNPEQTLPGTNLTGFLSLADNHMRNLTSQDLLYHLDVNIFDEINLMSLATEDNFDPIDVSQLFDEPDSDSGLSLDSSHNSTSVIKFNSSHSVCDEGAIGYRTDHDSSSHHDLEGAVGGYYPEPSKFCHLDQSDSGFHGDLTFQHIFHNHTYHLQPSAPESTSEPFSWPGKSQKIRSRYLEDTDRNLSRDEWSAKALRIPFSVDEIVGMPVDSFNSMLSRYYLTDLQVSLIRDIRRRGKNKVAAQNCRKHKLDIILNLEDDVCNLQAKKETLKREQAQCNKAINIMKQKLHDLYHDIFSRLRDDQGRPVNPNHYALQCTRDGSILIVPKELVASGHKKVTQKGKRK; encoded by the exons ATGGACCACAGGATG AACTCATGTACCAAAGATGAAAATTCCGTGCTCCGGGACGAACTGCTGTTCCTGGGCGGCCCGGCCAGCTCCGCCTACGCGCTCAGCCCCTTCTCGGCCTCGGGAGGGTGGGGGCGCGCGGGCCAGTTGCACCCCAAGGGCCAGGAGTTGGACGCTGCCGCGCAGCCCGAGGGCCAGCTGCTCCGGGAGGTGCGCGTGCTCGGGGTCCCCTTCATCCCTCGCGCCCGGGTGGATGCGTGGCTGGTGCACAGCGTGGCTGCCGGGAGCGCAGATGAGGCCCACGGGCTGCTcggcgccgccgccgcctcgtCCACCGGAGGAGCTGGCGCCAGCGTGGACGGCGGCAGCCAGGCTGTGCAGGGGGGCGGCGGGGATCCCCGAGCGGCTCGGAGTGGTCCCTTGGACGCCGGGGAAGAGGAGAAGGCACCCGCGGAACCGACGGCTCAGGTGGCGGACGCTGGCGGATGTGCGAGCGAGGAGAACGAGGTACTAAGAGAAAAGCACGAAGCTGCGGATCATAGTTCGCAGCgtgaggaaaatgaagaaagggtGACATCCCAGAAGGAGAACTCACTTCAGCAGAATAATGATGATGAAAACAAAATAGCAGAGAAACCTGACTGGGAGGCAGAAAAGACCACTGAATCTAGAAATGAGAGACATCTGAATGGGGCAGATACTTCTTTCTCTCTGGAAGACTTATTCCAGTTGCTTTCATCACAGCCTGAAAACTCACTGGAGGA ATTGGGAGATATTCCTCTTCCAGGCAGTATCAGTGATGGCATGAATTCTTCAGCACATTCTCATGTAAACTTCAGCCAGGCTATAAGTCAGGATGTGAATCTTCATGAGGCCATCTTGCTTTGTCCCAACAGTACATTTAGAAGAGATCCAATAGCAAGGACTCCACAGTCACAAGAACCGTTTCTGCAGTTAAATTCTCATACCACCAATCCTGAGCAAACCCTTCCTGGAACTAATTTGACAGGATTTCTTTCACTGGCTGACAATCATATGAGGAATCTAACAAGCCAAGACCTACTGTATCACCTTGACGTAAATATATTTGATGAGATAAACTTAATGTCATTGGCCACAGAAGACAACTTTGATCCAATCGATGTTTCTCAGCTTTTTGATGAACCAGATTCTGATTCTGGCCTTTCTTTAGATTCAAGTCACAATAGTACCTCTGTCATCAAGTTTAATTCCTCTCACTCTGTGTGTGATGAAGGTGCTATAGGTTATCGTACTGACCATGACTCTAGTTCCCATCATGACTTAGAAGGTGCTGTAGGCGGCTACTACCCAGAACCCAGTAAGTTTTGTCACTTGGATCAGAGTGATTCTGGTTTCCATGGGGATCTTACATTTCAACACATATTTCATAACCACACTTACCACTTACAGCCAAGTGCACCAGAATCTACTTCCGAACCTTTTTCGTGGCCTGGGAAGTCACAGAAGATAAGGAGTAGGTACCTTGAAGACACAGATAGAAACTTGAGCCGTGATGAATGGAGTGCTAAAGCTTTGCGTATCCCTTTTTCTGTAGATGAAATTGTCGGCATGCCTGTTGATTCTTTCAATAGCATGTTAAGTAGGTATTATCTGACAGACCTACAAGTCTCACTTATCCGTGATATCAGAcgaagagggaaaaataaagttGCTGCACAGAACTGTCGTAAACACAAATTGGACATAATTTTGAATCTAGAAGATGATGTATGTAACTTGCAAGCAAAGAAGGAAACTCTTAAGAGAGAGCAAGCACAATGTAACAAAGCTATTAACATTATGAAACAGAAACTGCATGACCTTTATcatgatatttttagtagattaaGAGATGACCAAGGTAGGCCAGTCAATCCAAACCACTATGCTCTTCAGTGTACCCGTGATGGAAGTATCTTGATAGTACCCAAAGAACTGGTGGCCTCAGGCCACAAAAAGGTAAcccaaaagggaaagagaaagtga